A region of Dethiosulfovibrio russensis DNA encodes the following proteins:
- a CDS encoding type II secretion system F family protein, protein MKYRYKARTSKGKIEEGVLEAQETRAVVAQLRKMDMLPISIEEDRKAKKERPGEGATRSGSSEGIIARLQRIGTVPVKDKAVFFRQLATMVKAGVSLGASLDILSEQTKNKILGSGIVRVKKMVDGGNSLSQSMGRQSVFPPMSISIIQAGEEGGSLDVSLERVADFMERQDALKKKIVSAVTYPAVVMAFSLFVLYLLITVVMPKFATVFSNLNIELPWATRTMFSFGLWMASNWVIFMVSVVLLISAIIFMARWSSTKPFMDRLKLRLPIFGDLVFRAGMARSTRTLASLTHSGIPILQALDMTSRVAGNVVFERAFKYLEQAARKGAGLGDTARNVKLFPPMVAHMLRVGEETGQVDEMLNKVADWFELELDEKIKRLTSILEPLLIVFVGGIVALVALAIFSPIVTAIQEML, encoded by the coding sequence GTGAAATATCGCTATAAGGCGAGGACCTCTAAGGGTAAGATAGAGGAAGGGGTTCTGGAAGCTCAGGAGACCCGTGCGGTGGTTGCCCAGCTGCGCAAGATGGACATGCTTCCCATATCCATAGAGGAGGACAGGAAGGCTAAAAAGGAACGGCCCGGAGAGGGGGCGACTCGATCCGGTTCATCCGAGGGAATCATAGCCCGTCTTCAGAGGATCGGGACCGTTCCGGTGAAGGACAAGGCCGTGTTCTTCCGGCAGCTTGCGACAATGGTTAAGGCCGGCGTAAGTCTCGGTGCGTCTCTGGACATACTGTCGGAACAGACTAAGAATAAAATTCTGGGAAGCGGTATAGTAAGAGTAAAGAAGATGGTCGACGGAGGAAACTCTCTGAGTCAATCCATGGGCAGGCAGTCGGTCTTTCCCCCTATGTCCATATCCATAATACAGGCGGGTGAGGAGGGCGGCTCGCTTGACGTCAGCCTGGAGAGGGTGGCGGACTTCATGGAGCGCCAGGATGCCCTGAAGAAGAAGATAGTCTCGGCCGTCACTTATCCTGCTGTGGTCATGGCCTTTTCCCTTTTCGTTCTCTACCTGTTGATTACGGTGGTGATGCCCAAGTTCGCCACGGTATTCTCGAACCTCAATATAGAGCTGCCCTGGGCAACAAGGACAATGTTCTCCTTCGGTCTCTGGATGGCGTCCAACTGGGTGATCTTCATGGTGTCGGTGGTTTTGCTTATCTCGGCTATAATCTTTATGGCGAGGTGGAGTTCGACCAAGCCCTTTATGGACAGACTGAAGCTCAGACTGCCAATCTTCGGAGATCTGGTCTTCAGGGCGGGTATGGCCAGATCCACCAGGACTCTGGCGTCCTTGACCCACTCGGGGATACCGATACTTCAGGCTCTGGACATGACATCTCGGGTTGCCGGAAACGTGGTGTTCGAGAGGGCTTTCAAATATCTGGAACAGGCGGCCAGAAAGGGAGCCGGGCTTGGCGACACAGCGAGAAACGTCAAACTATTCCCTCCGATGGTGGCCCATATGCTTCGGGTGGGTGAGGAAACCGGCCAGGTGGACGAGATGCTCAACAAGGTGGCCGATTGGTTCGAGCTCGAACTGGACGAGAAGATAAAAAGGCTGACGTCCATATTGGAACCTCTTCTGATAGTGTTCGTAGGAGGAATAGTCGCTTTGGTGGCTCTCGCCATATTCTCGCCCATAGTTACGGCCATTCAGGAAATGTTGTAG
- a CDS encoding type IV pilus twitching motility protein PilT: protein MSLSVRVHDLLREVIKKRSSDLHLSVGNSPIMRIDGCLVRVSNVGVIDDGDMETVLSDILSEKQRENFLEKKEIDFGFSFRRGDIEARFRGNCFYELGNPAMALRLIPTDIRTLDQLLLPRALASLCEQKRGLMLVTGPTGHGKSTTLAACIQHINLTRKEHIITIEDPVEYLYRSENSVVHQREVGSDTGSFAEALKRALRQDPDVILIGEMRDLETIGAAITAAETGHLVFATLHTRDASQSIDRIIDVFPPHQQQQIRLQLASSLVGICSQQLIPMPGGGRVVATELLRVNPAVRNCIREGKTGQIKTIMQTGSEVGMHSMEQDLSRLVLKGMLTFEQAGTYAYDRKDFERLVFEADDLG, encoded by the coding sequence ATGTCTTTATCCGTAAGGGTCCACGACCTGCTGAGAGAGGTTATAAAGAAAAGATCTAGCGATTTACATCTCAGCGTGGGAAACAGCCCTATCATGAGAATAGACGGATGTCTGGTAAGAGTCTCCAATGTAGGTGTAATAGACGACGGAGATATGGAGACGGTATTGAGTGACATTCTTTCCGAGAAGCAACGAGAGAATTTTCTGGAAAAAAAAGAGATAGACTTCGGATTCTCCTTCCGACGTGGAGATATAGAGGCCCGATTCAGAGGTAACTGTTTCTACGAGCTGGGCAATCCAGCCATGGCTCTCAGGCTTATCCCTACGGACATAAGGACTTTGGATCAGTTGCTTCTGCCAAGGGCTCTCGCGTCGCTATGTGAGCAAAAAAGAGGATTGATGTTGGTCACAGGGCCCACTGGACACGGGAAAAGCACCACTCTGGCGGCGTGCATCCAGCACATAAACTTGACCCGAAAGGAACATATAATAACCATAGAGGATCCTGTAGAATATCTGTACAGGTCGGAAAACTCCGTCGTCCACCAAAGAGAGGTCGGTTCCGACACAGGGTCTTTCGCCGAGGCCCTCAAAAGAGCCCTCAGACAGGACCCAGACGTAATACTCATAGGGGAGATGCGGGATCTCGAGACCATAGGGGCAGCCATAACGGCAGCCGAGACGGGCCATCTTGTCTTCGCCACCCTCCATACCAGGGATGCCTCTCAGTCCATCGACAGAATCATAGATGTTTTTCCTCCTCATCAACAGCAGCAGATAAGGCTTCAGCTCGCGTCATCGCTGGTAGGGATATGTTCTCAGCAGCTTATTCCTATGCCGGGGGGCGGCCGAGTGGTGGCCACCGAACTGCTCAGGGTCAACCCGGCGGTGAGAAACTGCATCAGAGAGGGAAAGACGGGGCAGATCAAGACCATAATGCAGACCGGTTCGGAGGTGGGGATGCATTCCATGGAACAGGATCTGTCTCGGTTGGTGTTGAAAGGCATGTTGACTTTCGAGCAGGCCGGAACCTACGCCTACGACCGCAAGGATTTCGAGCGCCTCGTATTCGAGGCCGACGATCTTGGATAA
- a CDS encoding GspE/PulE family protein — protein sequence MESFKNVKLGDLLIKSNVLTEKQLESALEEQKQTGMRLGEILLKNGRLSEFQLVEALSKQLHLPMVSTSRYRPMPEALRLIPQNVAERLRVIPLTITDDGNLMIATADPLDLVAADELRMISGKEISFGLCPVSQILRDLNRIYSIQETLDDAEIEVVDTTGEGGELDLGLSIKSGAAADDAPVIKIVNNILEQGVREGASDIHIEPMEKSTQVRFRVDGQLFNALDFSRGLHPAVTSRIKIMSNIDISEKRKPQDGRILIRVLDRKVDLRVSTLPTIYGEKTVIRVLDQSNAMVGLEKLGFDQEDRDRLDRLLKVPYGIILVTGPTGSGKSTTLYSFLERINNPDVNIVTVEDPVEYSINGISQVQVSEKAGRTFSSVLRAILRQDPDKIMVGEIRDGETANLAIRAALTGHLVLSTLHTNDATSAPIRLEDMGVPPFLVASSLTAVIAQRLVRRLCEHCKEKYIVPDVLCSELGIPQGSEIYRPQGCDACRGTGYSGRTSLFEIMELDDSIKDMIIEKETASTIRARVVDNGMRTLRRAGISKMLDGVTSMEEIMNVTI from the coding sequence TTGGAATCGTTTAAAAACGTCAAGCTCGGAGATCTCCTGATAAAGTCCAACGTCCTCACGGAAAAACAGCTCGAGTCCGCTCTGGAAGAGCAGAAGCAGACCGGCATGAGGCTGGGAGAGATCCTCCTGAAAAATGGCAGATTGTCGGAATTCCAGCTGGTGGAGGCCCTGTCGAAGCAGCTCCACCTTCCGATGGTGTCCACCTCCAGATATCGTCCCATGCCGGAGGCCCTCCGTCTGATACCTCAAAACGTGGCTGAGAGGCTTCGCGTCATTCCTCTTACGATAACCGATGACGGAAACCTCATGATTGCCACAGCCGACCCCTTGGACCTGGTGGCGGCCGACGAGCTCAGGATGATATCAGGCAAGGAGATATCCTTCGGGCTCTGTCCTGTCTCCCAGATATTGAGGGATCTGAACAGGATATACTCGATACAGGAAACACTGGACGACGCCGAAATCGAGGTTGTGGACACCACTGGCGAAGGCGGCGAGCTGGATCTCGGACTGTCGATAAAGAGCGGTGCGGCGGCCGACGACGCCCCTGTCATAAAAATCGTCAACAACATACTGGAGCAGGGGGTCAGAGAAGGGGCCTCGGATATACATATAGAACCGATGGAAAAGAGCACCCAGGTCCGTTTCCGAGTCGACGGACAGCTTTTCAATGCCCTGGACTTCTCCAGAGGACTTCATCCGGCGGTGACCTCCAGGATAAAGATAATGAGCAACATCGATATATCGGAGAAGAGAAAACCTCAGGATGGAAGGATACTTATAAGGGTGCTGGACAGAAAGGTGGACCTCCGAGTCTCCACCTTGCCCACCATCTATGGGGAGAAAACGGTCATAAGGGTACTGGACCAGAGCAACGCCATGGTCGGCCTGGAAAAACTCGGCTTCGACCAGGAGGATCGAGACAGGCTGGACCGGCTTCTCAAGGTTCCCTACGGGATAATCCTGGTGACCGGCCCCACCGGAAGCGGGAAGTCCACCACCCTGTACTCCTTTTTGGAGAGGATAAACAACCCGGACGTGAACATAGTGACTGTCGAAGACCCTGTGGAATACTCCATAAACGGCATAAGCCAGGTCCAGGTCAGCGAAAAGGCGGGGCGAACCTTCAGCTCCGTCCTAAGGGCCATCCTGAGGCAGGACCCGGACAAGATAATGGTCGGAGAGATAAGGGACGGAGAAACGGCGAACCTAGCCATAAGGGCTGCCTTGACGGGCCATCTGGTTCTGTCTACCTTGCACACCAACGACGCCACAAGTGCTCCCATTCGTCTGGAGGACATGGGGGTTCCCCCTTTTCTGGTGGCTTCGTCTCTGACGGCGGTAATAGCTCAAAGACTGGTCCGGCGCCTATGCGAGCATTGCAAGGAAAAATATATCGTCCCGGACGTGCTCTGCTCAGAGCTTGGCATCCCTCAAGGATCGGAGATCTACCGCCCTCAGGGATGTGACGCCTGTCGAGGTACTGGCTATTCCGGCAGGACATCTCTGTTCGAGATAATGGAACTGGACGATTCGATCAAGGACATGATCATAGAAAAGGAGACCGCTTCGACCATAAGGGCCCGCGTGGTGGATAACGGCATGAGAACCCTCCGTAGGGCCGGTATCTCCAAGATGTTGGACGGCGTTACCAGCATGGAAGAGATCATGAACGTCACCATTTAG